The Cryobacterium sp. SO1 genomic sequence ATCGTGACCGGCAGGCCTTCCTGGCCCACGGTGTGCAGGAAACTGCGCACGGTCTCGTTCTCAGCGAACGCGAGCGGTTCCTGGGCGAGGTTGAACCGGCGCACGTTGCCACCGGCCGAGGTCGCCCAGTCAATGTCGGCCGACACCGTCACAAGCTGCTGGTCGACGTCGACCCCGCAGATGCCGGTGCCGCAGCACAGACCCGGTTCGAAGATCTGGATGGTCGTCATGGGGAGCCTCTTTTCGCCGGGCGAAACGACACGGTGTCGAGCGCGTCTAGCTCCTCCAGTATATAGATGGTCATCGATTTCTGCTATGGCAGTCCGGCGCTCGTCGCAGGGTGAACAGATGTTGAACGCTTGGCATCCGGAGGGTGACGGTTCGCCACCGGATGCCGATTCCGGCGTAGATCGTCTATATTGACAGATGTCGATCAATCGCCATCCGAAGGAAGCCCCATGTCTGACATCACTGCCGGTACGTCCGCAGCAAAGCCCACAGTCCTGTTCGTCTGCGTGCACAACGCCGGCCGGTCCCAGATGGCCGCCGGCTACCTCACCGCGCTCTCCCAGGGCCAGGTGGAAGTGCTCTCGGCCGGCTCGGAGCCCAAAGACCAGATCAACCCGGTGGCCATCCAGGCGATGGCCGAGGACGGCATCGACATCGCGAACAACGTGCCCAAAATCCTCACCGTCGAGGCCGTCAAGGACTCCGATGTGGTCATCACCATGGGCTGCGGCGATGCCTGCCCGATCTTCCCCGGCAAGCGCTACGAGGACTGGGCGCTGGCCGATCCGGCCGGCCAGGGCATCGAGTCGGTACGTCCGATCCGCGACGACATCAAGGCGCGTATTGAGAAGCTGCTCGCCGAGATCCTGCCCGCGACCGTTTAATCACGACACCCGCACAGACAAGGCGTAGACATGGACGTTTCGGACCGTCGTCCCCTGCCCGGGCTCACCTACCCTGAGGCCTACCTGCACCGTCTTTCCGATGAGCTGTCGGTGAAGTTCTCCGGCATCTTCGGTCTCGAAACCGTGGAGCGGTACGTGCTGGAGTCCTACACCGGCCTGCTGCGCGGCTCGACGGTGCGCGCGCACGTCGCCGCTCGCACGGTGCGGTTCGCCACCGACCGGCTGACGGCGCTGGCCCAAGCCAAGGGTGCGATCGCGCGCGATGTGCCCGAGGTGCTCTTCGTGTGCGAGCAGAACGCGGGCCGGTCCCAGATGGCCGCCGTGCTCACCGCTCACCTTTCGGGCGGGCGGGTGCACGTGCGCAGCGCCGGTTCGCTGCCGACCGGTGAGATCCATGCCACCGTGGTCGAAGCCATGCGTGAGATCGGCCTGGACCTGGGCGAGGAGTTCCCCAAGCCGTTGACCGACGACGTGGTGCAGGCGGCCGACGTGGTCGTCACCATGGGCTGCGGTGACGCCTGCCCGGTCTACCCGGGCAAGCGGTACCAGGACTGGGAGTTGGACGACCCGGCCGGGCAGTCCCTGGAGGCCGTGCGCGGCATCCGCGACGAGATCAGGGCGCAGGTTCTGGCCCTGCTCGACAGCGTGGGGGTCCAGGCAGAGGCTTGACCCGCACCGGGCCTCACCCGGGTAACGCAGAACGGCCCCGCACAAGTGTGCGGGGCCGTTGTGTTGGCGCAGGTCGAACGGGTGCTGCTGTGACCGTTGAGCCTACTTGCCGGCCTTGCGGGCCGGCTTCTTGGCGTCCTCGGCCGGGGCGACAACCTCTGCACCGGTCTCGAGCGCGGCGTCAACCACGGCTGCGCGTCCGGCGCGAACCTCGGCGAACGACGTGCCGTAGTACGCGGCCTCCATGAGGGTCTTCATGTCGTCCAGCATCGGCATCCGCGGGTTGGCGGGTGCGCACTGGTCGCCGTAGGCGCCCATGGCGAGCGAGTCGAGGCGGCTGATGAAGTCTTCCTCCGGCACGCCCTGTGCCTGGAAGGACGGCTTGATGCCGACCTGGTCGCGCAGCTTCTCGACGGCCTTGGCGTAGGACTCGACGCCCTCAGCCGGGGTGGAAGCCGGGAGGCCGAGGTGCTTGGCGATCTCCTGGAAGCGCTCCGGGGCGATGTAGTGCTCGTACTTGGGCCAGCTGGTCAGCTTGGTCGGGACGGTGCCGTTGTACCGGATCACGTGCGGCAGGTAGGTCGCGTTGACCCGGCCGTGGATCAGGTGCAGCTGCGCGCCGGTGACGTGAGCCATGGCGTGGACTATGCCCAGGAACGCGTTACCGAATGCCATGCCGGAGATCGACGCGGC encodes the following:
- the arsD gene encoding arsenite efflux transporter metallochaperone ArsD; translation: MTTIQIFEPGLCCGTGICGVDVDQQLVTVSADIDWATSAGGNVRRFNLAQEPLAFAENETVRSFLHTVGQEGLPVTMVDGATVLTGRYPSRPELAKWAGLGAPAVEDRPSLLASAQPAATPSAADAGCGGGGAGEGCC
- a CDS encoding arsenate reductase ArsC is translated as MSDITAGTSAAKPTVLFVCVHNAGRSQMAAGYLTALSQGQVEVLSAGSEPKDQINPVAIQAMAEDGIDIANNVPKILTVEAVKDSDVVITMGCGDACPIFPGKRYEDWALADPAGQGIESVRPIRDDIKARIEKLLAEILPATV
- a CDS encoding arsenate reductase ArsC, with the translated sequence MDVSDRRPLPGLTYPEAYLHRLSDELSVKFSGIFGLETVERYVLESYTGLLRGSTVRAHVAARTVRFATDRLTALAQAKGAIARDVPEVLFVCEQNAGRSQMAAVLTAHLSGGRVHVRSAGSLPTGEIHATVVEAMREIGLDLGEEFPKPLTDDVVQAADVVVTMGCGDACPVYPGKRYQDWELDDPAGQSLEAVRGIRDEIRAQVLALLDSVGVQAEA